A genomic window from Punica granatum isolate Tunisia-2019 chromosome 2, ASM765513v2, whole genome shotgun sequence includes:
- the LOC116194443 gene encoding mavicyanin: MTKLLNVTSFSLLVALIGLLALTCKCDATTYMVGDTSGWDISTDLDTWTNDKTFNVGDVLVFQYSTSNSVEEVNKDSFDNCSATNALQTFSNGNTTVPLTRPGPWYFISGNRLYCLGGMKLQVNVESSQANSTAAGAPMAEPGSPSALPGSSSKNNNPSIPASSAFSIQAVAGRKLLLGLVSAFLGLVGPLFSSYRLLHD, encoded by the exons ATGACAAAGCTTCTAAACGTCACTtcattctctcttcttgtcGCCTTGATCGGCTTGCTAGCCCTGACCTGCAAGTGCGACGCAACAACTTATATGGTCGGGGATACTTCCGGGTGGGACATCAGCACCGATCTCGATACATGGACAAATGACAAGACTTTCAACGTGGGAGACGTTCTTG TGTTCCAGTACTCGACATCAAACAGTGTGGAAGAAGTGAACAAGGACAGTTTCGATAACTGCTCTGCCACAAACGCCCTTCAGACATTCTCAAATGGCAACACGACGGTTCCTCTTACGAGACCAGGGCCCTGGTACTTCATCTCTGGAAACAGATTGTACTGCCTCGGTGGAATGAAGCTTCAGGTGAACGTTGAGAGCAGCCAGGCCAACTCAACTGCTGCAGGCGCGCCTATGGCAGAGCCAGGATCTCCCAGTGCCCTCCCTGGGTCTTCCTCCAAGAACAACAACCCGTCCATCCCTGCTTCAAGTGCATTCTCCATCCAAGCTGTAGCCGGCCGCAAGCTGCTCCTAGGACTTGTCTCAGCCTTTCTAGGACTTGTAGGCCCACTGTTTAGCTCCTATCGCTTACTACATGACTAG
- the LOC116197221 gene encoding probable transcription factor At5g61620, producing MVKDSAWKCSQCGGNGHNSRTCNSKSAGCSTIKLFGVTIAETSHAPMKKSFSMDNLISSSNLDTTTTHHFDVDEAGYLSDGPIHSSKRAKSSHARKRGKPWTEEEHRTFLAGLKKLGKGNWRAISKKFVTTKTPTQVASHAQKYFLRQTSQDKKKRRSSLFDMRFEEPRPAPQDLLCISPSDEKPEIASKPQAR from the exons ATGGTGAAAGATTCAGCATGGAAGTGTTCACAATGTGGAGGCAATGGTCACAATTCAAGGACTTGCAATTCCAAATCTGCAGGGTGCAGCACTATCAAGCTGTTCGGGGTCACCATAGCCGAAACGTCCCACGCTCCCATGAAGAAGAGCTTCAGCATGGACAATCTCATATCCAGCTCCAACCTTGACACTACTACTACTCATCACTTTGACGTTGATGAAGCCGGTTACCTCTCTGACGGCCCCATCCACTCCTCCAAACGAGCCAAATCCTCTCATGCGAGGAAGCGAG GGAAACCGTGGACAGAGGAAGAACACAGGACGTTCTTAGCAGGACTGAAAAAACTAGGAAAAGGGAACTGGAGAGCAATCTCCAAGAAATTTGTAACTACCAAGACCCCGACTCAGGTCGCCAGTCATGCCCAGAAGTACTTCCTAAGGCAGACCTCCCAAGATAAAAAGAAGCGCAGATCGAGCCTCTTTGACATGCGTTTCGAAGAGCCG CGTCCAGCTCCACAGGATTTATTATGTATTTCGCCTTCTGATGAAAAACCTGAAATCGCATCAAAGCCACAGGCGAGATGA